In one window of Longimicrobiaceae bacterium DNA:
- a CDS encoding DUF2279 domain-containing protein produces MNLCMLVLCMSLQQGRPQQPADRWLAEDKWKHFFASVVVTAMSAAAVRATGADSETSALAGAGVGAGFGIWKELRDQRLPGGAFSPRDLVWDAAGIGAGAAMALQTR; encoded by the coding sequence TCTGCATGCTCGTGCTCTGCATGTCGCTCCAGCAGGGCCGCCCGCAGCAGCCGGCCGACCGCTGGCTGGCCGAGGACAAGTGGAAGCACTTCTTCGCCTCGGTCGTGGTGACCGCCATGTCCGCCGCCGCGGTGCGCGCCACCGGCGCCGACTCGGAGACGAGCGCCCTGGCGGGCGCGGGCGTCGGCGCCGGCTTCGGCATCTGGAAGGAGCTGCGCGACCAGCGCCTCCCCGGCGGCGCCTTCTCCCCGCGCGACCTGGTGTGGGACGCCGCCGGGATCGGCGCGGGCGCGGCGATGGCGCTGCAGACGAGGTAA